The following is a genomic window from Vibrio sinaloensis.
GGCTGCTGATGTGAGTAGCACAAAAAACATGAATGGCTTAAAGAAATAAGGCCATGCAAAAAGCGAAAAAATGATGATGAAAGCACAAGTGAGTAGAACAGGTGCAGTGTAAGCGAAAAATGGGTTGGACACGTCGGCACTGAGCTCAAAAATTGTTTTAAGAACGGGATAGTTCATCACAGTGCCGAAATACAACGCACACACGACAATCAGGGTCGTCATACTCATTGGAATGCGACGAGAGAGAAGGAGCTTTAAACTTGTCATCAACAATATGCCTAACAGTTGGTTTGTAGATCATTGGTTGATGGTGAGTATCGCAGCAGGGGTGTGAAAAAAATGTCGATGGATAGATCTGAGGGGCGCGCTGTACAAATAGATTTTAAGCCAACGCAGAGATTGTTATCGCTCGAATTGATTTAATGCATTCGGCACTAAGATAACCAAAAGCGAGCCGAGTGCTCGCTTTTGGTCTTGAACGTTTGGGTGTGTAATGGTCAGTCCATACGGGTAATGAAGGTGTGCTCATCATCGACAAAGGCAACAAAGCTGCCATGGTAGATGAAGATTCGACCGCGCCCTTCAACCAGGCAAGCAAGTTGCGGGTTCAAGTCTTCTTCATTGTGTTGGCTTTGAAAGGTTCCAGTATCAGTAATTGTGCCGCTCAGTGTCGGCAAATAACCATAAGCTCGCTTTGCTTGATCGATCAAGCTCAGTTCGCTGGTGGCGGAGAAGTAGGAGGGAATGGGCCCGGCTTCTTCGATAAACATGGGTTTCAGCTCTTCAAAAGCGGTAATCACTAGCCAGTCGATACCGTTAACGTGATGGATAAACATAGATTTTCTCGATAACTCTAATGCAGAAATATTATCACTATCGGCGACCTTAATGTACTGCGCTTGGGTAACGGTTCACATGGTTAACCGAATTGTAGGCGGAACACAGAGTTGGTTACAGCCAGCTAGCCACCCGATGTGCTCAGGTACCAGGCTCCTATTATTACCAGAGTGATCAGGCCTACCGTGGCAAACTTATATTTTTTAATCAACGCTTCGGCTTTGTCACCGGCGACATACACGACCAAAGCAATGCCAAAGTACCTCATGGCCCGTGAAAGTCCGGTCGCGAGTAAAAACAGAGGGAGAGAAAATTGAGTGGCACCGGCTGCCAACATCGCAATTTGGAAAGGGATAGGTGCGATGCCCAACGTCATGATAAACCAGAAACCTTCGGTATTGATTCGAAGCATGACAGAATCCAGTCGCTGCTCTGTTATCCAGTTGGCGACGATCCAATCTCTTAACAGCTCGAAAGTGTAGTATCCAAGCGCATAGCCAAGTAAAGCGCCGAGAATACAGCCAAGAGTGGCCATAAGTGCAATTTGCCAAAGCTTATCGCGCCGCTCTTGCATAAGAGGAATAAGTATCGCTTCTAATGGAATGGGAACAATCGTGGACTCGAGAAATGAGGCAGTGAAAACACCACCTAACATATAGTCTGACTCAATC
Proteins encoded in this region:
- a CDS encoding cytosolic protein, yielding MFIHHVNGIDWLVITAFEELKPMFIEEAGPIPSYFSATSELSLIDQAKRAYGYLPTLSGTITDTGTFQSQHNEEDLNPQLACLVEGRGRIFIYHGSFVAFVDDEHTFITRMD
- a CDS encoding YqaA family protein produces the protein MVKLLKRKTKDLIESDYMLGGVFTASFLESTIVPIPLEAILIPLMQERRDKLWQIALMATLGCILGALLGYALGYYTFELLRDWIVANWITEQRLDSVMLRINTEGFWFIMTLGIAPIPFQIAMLAAGATQFSLPLFLLATGLSRAMRYFGIALVVYVAGDKAEALIKKYKFATVGLITLVIIGAWYLSTSGG